One window of the Salminus brasiliensis chromosome 1, fSalBra1.hap2, whole genome shotgun sequence genome contains the following:
- the LOC140562373 gene encoding neuroglobin-like yields the protein MGCTGSTEQELQCEPMEELTVVNLGEKQKELIKESWRALQRDATKAGVIMFVRLFENHPECKDAFFDFRNVTDPKVQASRELRTHGLRVMSFLEKCVARLEKPERLEQLVLELGRKHYHYHSNPKYYMYLGLEFIRVIKPILKESWSSELEEAWKTLFLYLTQMMRLGFQEEEGTRRVGKPTLSQPVEKNWK from the exons ATGGGCTGTACAGGTTCCACCGAGCAGGAGCTCCAGTGTGAGCCTATGGAAGAGCTGACCGTTGTAAATCTTGGTGAAAAGCAGAAAGAGCTCATCAAGGAGTCATGGAGAGCACTTCAGCGTGACGCTACAAAAGCTGGAGTCATTATGTTTGTGAG GTTGTTTGAGAACCACCCAGAGTGTAAAGATGCTTTCTTCGACTTTCGCAATGTCACAGATCCAAAGGTCCAGGCTAGCAGAGAACTGCGCACTCATGGCCTTCG AGTGATGTCCTTTTTGGAGAAGTGTGTGGCCAGGCTGGAAAAGCCAGAGCGTTTAGAACAGCTGGTGCTTGAACTCGGACGGAAACACTACCATTATCACTCCAACCCTAAATACTACATG TATCTGGGGTTGGAGTTCATCCGTGTGATCAAACCAATTCTGAAGGAAAGCTggtcctcagagctggaggaggccTGGAAG ACCCTCTTCTTATATTTGACACAAATGATGAGGCTAGGCTttcaggaggaggaggggacaCGGCGGGTGGGCAAACCCACACTATCACAGCCTGTAGAGAAGAATTGGAAGTAG